The Ancylobacter sp. SL191 nucleotide sequence TTGCCCGCCGCCGTCAAGGCGGCGGGTGCGAAAGCCGGCCATCGCGCGGGATCGCACGACCGACGCAAGCCCCGCGCAAGCAGCGTGCGGATGGATAAGCATCGCCGCTGCCGCTGCGGCATCATCTTCAGCAACACGGTTGACGCGCCCGTGCCGGTGGGTCTATCTCCGCCGCCTCTGCACCGGGGGGTGAGTGCGGCACGCGGGACACGCGGCGCCGGAAAGAGAAAACATTAAGGCTCGCTTCAAACCTTTTCGCCACAGTCCAGTTCTGTAGCCGAGCCGCCCGGCTCGTGCCCCGCAACGCCTGTCACCAGCAGCAGACCCAGACCATGTCCTCCGCCGTCTCCCCGCGCCTGCGTTCCGCTTTCATCGCCGCCGCCCTCACCCTCGCGCCGGGCCTCGCCCTCGCCGCCGAGCCGGCGCGCGAGATTTTCATCGTCGACAGTTCGGACGGCTACGGCATCGACAACTGCGTCGCCTCGGGCGCCAGCTGCGGGCAGGCCATGGCCGACGCCTGGTGCCGGGTGCACGATTTCGAGCGCGCCACCGGCTTCGGCAAGGTGAAGTCGGATGCCACGGTGAGCGCCGTGACCACCGGTCCGGTGCGTACCGCCTGTTACGGCGCCGGTTGCGCCGAGACGGTGGCGATCACCTGCACCAAGTGAGCACCTGCACCAAGTGAGGCGCGCGAGGCGGCGACAAGGCTGGCCTCGTCGGCCTGATCGTTCACCTCACTGGCCTGATCGTCCACCTCACTGCACTGACTGGCCACGCCTGACGCGGCCTCTAGGCCAGCCCAATGGGACCACCACTGGGGCCGGCTTTTTCATTTCACGAAGTCCGCGCATTTGGGCGCCTCATTGGTGGCGCCCCACGGCATGATCGGCACGGTGGAGGTCGAATTCTTCGGGCTGCCGTCGATCAGCTTGTCGGAATAGACGAGATAAACCAGCACGTTACGCTTCACGTCGCAGCCGCGCACGATCTGCATCTTCTTGAAGATCAGCGAACGGCTCTCGCGGTAGACGACGTCGCCCTGGTCGAACTTGCCCTTGAAGGCGATGGGCCCGATCTGCCGGCAGGCGATGGAGATGTCGGAAACCTCCTCGGCGATGCCGACCATCCCCTTCACCCCGCCGCGCTCGGGAACGGTATAATGACACGCCACGCCCTCGACGACGGGGTCGTCAATGCCATAGGTGGCGAGTTTGTCGTCGGGCGTGAGGAACTTCCAAACCGTTGATTTCTTGAAGATAAGGTCCGGTTCCTGCGCGATGGCGGGGGCGCCGAGGCCGAGCCCGAGAGCGGCGGCGAGGAGAAGGGCGGCGAAAGGCTTCATGGACGTTCCACTCCGGCACAATGTCACCGCTCATATGGTGTGCCCGGCGCCCCGGTAAAGCCGGGCAGGCGGACAAGGCGCCGGTGCTTCAAAATTTCGACAAGCTCGCCATGCTCATTGCCCTTCGCGCCCGATTCCGGCACACAGCCGCAAGCCAAAAGTGAAACGACCTAGCTGATGATGCTGCGATTCCCCCGCCCGCGCGCCGTCCTCACGGCCGTGCTCGGCCCCATGGCCGCCCTGACGGTCCTCGCCGGCAGCGCCCTCGCGCAGGACATGCCGCCCGGCGCGGTGGGTGGCGGCGCGCCGCCCGGCGACCGCTCGGTGTGTATCCGTCTGGAGGGCCAGCTCGCCGCGCTCGACCGCGGCGGCAGTACCGGGCAGCCCGATGTCGGCGCGCAGATTGCTCAGCTTCAGCAAGGACTTGCCGATCTCACCGGGCAGGCGCGCCAGCTTGGCTGCGACAAGCGCGGCTTCCTCATCTTCCAGCCGCAACTGCCCCCGCAATGCGACGCGCTGAACCGCCGGATCGCCCAGACCCGCACCCAGCTCGACCGTACCATGATGCAGGCGCGCGGCGATCAGGGCGGCACGGACGAGCAGCGCCGCCAGCTCGTCTACGCCCTCGCGCAGAATAATTGCGGCGCCCAGTACCAGGCCGCGCTCGGCCAGCCGCAGGGCGGCTATGGCAACGCCCCGCAACAGCGCCGCGCCCCGCGCAACCTGTTCGAGCAGCTTTTCGGCGTGCCGCGCAATCTCGACGAGGAAGCCGGCCCGCTCGACGTGCAGCCGCTGGAAATGCCGAAGGTGTCAACCTACCGCACGGTCTGCGTGCGCACCTGCGACGGCTTCTTCTTCCCGGTCTCCTTCGCCGCCACCCCGGCGAAGTTCGGCTCGGACGAGGCGCAGTGCCAGCGCCAGTGTCCGGGCACGGAAGCCCGCCTCTTCGCCTATCGCAATCCGGGCGAGGACATCGAGCAGGCGGTCGGCACCAATGGGCAGCCCTATATGTCGCTGCCTAACGCCTTGCTGTACAAGAAACAATTCGTCGCCGCCTGTTCCTGCCGCCCCGCCGGCATGAGCTGGGCGCAGGCGCTCAGCCAGGAAGACGACCCGACCCTGCGCAAGGGCGACATCGTCGTCACCGAGGACGCCTCGCGCGAAATGGCCCAGCCCCGCCCGGCAACGCCCGCCGCCCCGGCGAAGAAGCCTTAATTACCTCCGCCACGACGACAAACGTCATCCCCCGGCTCGGCCGGGGGATCCACGACGTGAGTCGTGCACGTCAGAAAGTCGTGGATGGCCGGGCCAAGCCCGGCCATGACGTCCTTCACGTCAATGGTCAGGCCGCCTCGCCCTTCAGCCGCGCGATCGCCCGCGCGCGCCCGATCAGCGGCAGCAACGCCTTGAGTTCCGGGCCACTGGACGCCCCGGTGAGCGCGAGGCGCAGCGGGTGGAACAGCGACTTGCCGGCGCGCCCGCTGGCGGGCTTCACCGCCGCGAGGAAGGCGGCATAGACGCCCTCATCCCACGGCTCCGGCGGCAGAAGCTCGGCGGCCTGCGCGAGAAAATCGGCATCCTCCGGCGCGATCACTGGCGCGAGCGGCCCCTCGACCACCCGCCACCAGCCAGCCGCATTGGCCAGCCGCGCGAGATTGCCGCGCACCGCCAGCCAGAACGCCTCGCCGCCGCCGACACCCTGTCCTGCCAGCCGATCTGCCACCGCCGCGTAAGGCAGGGCGTGGAGGGTCTGGGCGGTCAGCGTATCGAGATCAGCCGGGTCGAAGCGCGCTGGCGCGCGTGAAATCTTCGCGAAATCAAGGCGTTCAGCCAGAGCGTCGAGATCGGCCACCGCCTCGACCGCCAGCGAGGTGCCGGTGAGCATGGCGAGCGAGGCAACCGCCAGCGCCTCCTGCCCTTCCTCGCGCAGCGCGGTCAGCGAGAGATGGCCGAGGCGCTTCGACAACCCCTCCCCGCTCGGCAGGGTCAGCAGATTATGGTGCGCAAACACCGGCACGGTGCCGGCAAGCGCCTCGATGATCTCGATCTGCACGCCGGTATTGGTGACATGGTCCTCGCCGCGCACGACATGGGTGACGCCCATCTCGATGTCGTCGACCACGGAGGTCAGCGTGTAGAGATAGCTGCCATCGGCCCGCACCAGCACGGGGTCGGAGAGCGTCGCCGTATCCACCGCCTGCTCCCCGCGCACGAGATCGGCCCAGACGACCTTGCGTCCATCGAGCCGAAAGCGCCAATGCGGGCGCCGTCCCTCGGCCTCGAGCCGCGCGCGGTCCTCCTGCGAGAGCTTGAGGGCCGCCCGGTCATAGGTTGGCGGCAGGCCTCGGCGGCGACGGGAGAGGCGGCGCGTCTCCAGCTCTTCCTCGGTCTCATAGGCCGGGTAGAGCCGCCCCGCCGCCTTCAGTCGTTCGATGGCGGCATTATAGCGGTCGAGACGGCGCGACTGGTACTCGACCCGGTCCGGCGCCAGCCCGAGCCATGCCATGTCGCGGGCGATGGCCTCCGCGAAGGCCTCGGTGGAGCGCGCCGTGTCGGTGTCATCATACCGAAGGATAAACGTCCCGCCCTCGCGCCGGGCATAGAGCGCGTTGTAGAGCGCGGTGCGGGCATTGCCGACATGCAGAAGGCCCGTCGGCGACGGGGCGAAGCGGAGGACGGGAGGTATCATGACGCCTACGCCGTCTCGCGGAAGCGGTTGGTGATCGGGTAGCGCCGGTCGCGGCCGAAATTGCGGGTGGTGACCTTCACCCCCGGCGCGGCCTGACGGCGCTTGTACTCGGCGATGTTCAGCATCCGCTCGACGCGGGCCACCAGCGCCGCGTCATAGCCCTGCGCGACGATCTCGGCGACCGGCAGCTCGCGTTCCACCAAGCGTTCGAGGATGGCGTCCAGCACCTCGTAAGGCGGCAGGCTGTCCTCGTCCTTCTGGTTCTCGCGCAGTTCCGCCGTCGGCGGCTTGGTGATGATATTCTCCGGCATCACCGGCCCGTCCGGGCCCAGAGCGTGCGCCGGCTTCCAGCCATTGCGCAGGCGGCACAGGCGGAAGACCTGCGACTTGTACAAGTCCTTGATCGGGTTGTAGCCGCCATTCATGTCGCCATAGAGCGTGGCGTAGCCGGTCGACATTTCCGACTTGTTGCCGGTGGTCACAACCATCGCACCGAACTTGTTGGAGATCGACATGAGCAGCGTGCCGCGCACGCGGGACTGGAGATTCTCCTCCGTCACATCCCTCGCCCGCCCGGCGAACATCGGCGCCAGCGTGCCCTCCAGCGCCTCGACCCCGTCGGCGATCGGCACGATGTCGTAGCGCACGCCCAGCGCCTCGGCGACCGCCGCCGCGTCGGAGAGCGATTCATTGGAGGTGTACCGGTAGGGCAGCATCACGCAATGCACGCGCTCCGCCCCGAGCGCATCCACCGCCATGGCGGCGCAGATGGCCGAATCGATGCCGCCGGAGAGGCCGAGCACCACGCCGGGAAAGCGGTTTTTCTCGACATAATCGCGCAGCCCGATGACGCAGGCGGCATAATCCGCCTCGTCGCCCGTCAGCAGCGGCGCGCGCGCCCCCTCCTCGCAGCGCCATCCATCGGCCCAGCGTTCCCAGCGGGTGACGCGGATGCGCTCCTGGAAGTTCGGAAGCTGGATCGCCAGCGAGCGGTCGGCGTTGAGCACGAAGGAGCCGCCGTCGAACACCAGCTCGTCCTGCCCGCCGATCTGGTTCACATAGGCGAGCGGCAGGCCGCTTTCGACGACGCGGGCAACGGCGACGTTCATCCGCTCATCGTAGACGGTACGACGATACGGCGAACCGTTGGGAATCAGCAGCAGCTCGGCGCCGGTCTCGGCGAGGCATTCGATGACATCCTGCGACCAGATATCCTCGCAGACCGGCACGCCGATCCGCACGCCCTTGAAGGCGATCGGGCCGGGCATCGGGCCCGGAACGAAGACGCGCTTCTCGTCGAACGGGCCGTAATTGGGCAGATCCACCTTGTAGCGGATCGCGGCGATGCGCCCGTCCTCGAGCAGCAGCACGGCGTTGTAGAGCTTGCCGGCATCGAGCCAGGGGGCGCCGACCAGCACGGCCGGGCCGCCATCCGACGTATCGCTCGCCAGTTGCTCCACCGCCGTGCGGCACGCCGCCTGGAAGGCGGGCTTGAGCACGAGATCTTCCGGCGGGTAGCCGGCGATGAACAGCTCGGTGAGGACGAGGAGATCGGCGCCCTGCTCGGCCGCGCGGGCCCGCGCCTCGCGCGCCATGGCGAGGTTCCCGGCGACGTCACCGACCGTCGGGTTGAGCTGGGCAAGGGCGATGAGAAGCTGATCGGCGGGTTCTGACGACATGGACCTGATGTAGCGTTCCGCGGAAAGCCCGGCAATCGTCAGGACGCGCGGCGCGGCCGGTCAATCCCGGCCGGTGCCACCGGCGCGCAGGAGAACATCGGCCCGGAACCCAAGGCTCCGGGCCGGAGGTATCATTCAGCCGCTTCGGTCACCGGGCGAACCCGGCCGGCGCGTTCCTGCTTCAGCAGCTCGGCGACGAGGAAGGCCATCTCGATGGCCTGCTCGGCATTGAGCCGCGGGTCGCAATAGGTGTGGTAGCGGTCCTTGAGGTCCGCATCCGAGATCGCCCGCGCGCCACCGGTGCATTCGGTGACGTTCTTGCCGGTCATTTCCAGATGCACGCCGCCGGCATAAGTGCCCTCGGCCGCATGGACGGCGAAGAAGTCCTTCACCTCCTTGAGGATCTGGTCGAACGGGCGGGTCTTGTAGCCCGAGCCGGCCTTGATCGTGTTGCCGTGCATGGGGTCGCACGACCACACGACGGTGCGGCCCTCGCGCTCGACCGCGCGCACCAGGGCCGGCAGGTGGTCGCCCACCTTGTCGGCACCGAAACGGGCGATCAGCGTCAGCCGGCCCGCCTCGTTCTGCGGGTTCAGCATGTCGATGAGGCGCAGCATGTCGTCCGGCTTCAGCGAGGGGCCGCACTTCAGGCCCACCGGGTTCTTCACGCCACGGGCATATTCCAGATGCGCATGGTCGGCCTGGCGGGTGCGGTCGCCGATCCAGATCATGTGGCCGGAGGTCGCGTACCAGTCGCCCGTGGTCGAATCCACCCGCGTCAGCGCCTGCTCATAGCCAAGCAGCAGCGCCTCGTGGCTGGTGAAGAAATCGGTCGAGCGCATCTCCGGGTGGGTTTCCGGGTCGATGCCGATGGCGCGCATGAAGTCGAGCGCCTCGGTGATGCGATCGGCCAGCGCCTGGTAGCGGCCGGACTGCGGGCTGTCCTTGATGAAGCCGAGCATCCACTGATGCGCATTGCCAAGGCTGGCATAGCCGCCATTGGCGAAGGCGCGCAGCAGGTTCAGCGTCGCCGCCGACTGGCGGTACGCCTCGAGCTGGCGGCGCGGATCGGGCACGCGCCCTTCCGGCGTGAACTCGATGTCATTGACGATGTCGCCCCGGTAGGACGGCAGTTCGACCCCGTTCACCGTCTCCATCGGCGTGGAGCGCGGCTTGGCGAACTGGCCGGCGATGCGACCGACCTTCACCACGGGCGAGGCGCCGGCATAGGTCAGCACCACCGCCATCTGCAGGAAGACGCGGAAGAAATCGCGGATGTTGTCGGCCGAATGCTCGGCGAAGCTCTCGGCGCAATCGCCGCCTTGCAGGAGGAAGGCCTCGCCCTTGGCGACCTTGGCCAGCTCGCGCTTCAGGCGGCGCGCCTCACCGGCAAAAACCAGCGGGGGAAACGAGGCAAGCTGACGCTCCACCGACGCCAGAACCGTGGCGTCCGGATACTCAGGCACCTGCTGAATGGGCTTGGCCCTCCAGCTATCCGGCGTCCAGCGATCAGACATGTCAGCCTCCTCGACATCACGTCCGCAGGGTCGCGCTGCGCGTTACCCCTGCGGGAAAGGCGGGCCTTATACACCCAAGCACAAGGCTTGCACCAGAGCGCCGGCGCCACTCCAGCTTTGCAGCATTGCGCGGCGTAACGGGGCCATTCAAATCGCCGGCGTCGCCTCGGACGAGACTTCCGGCAGCGGGTCGCTGCTGTGGTGTTTGGTGCGCAGCGTCACCAGTTCCTCGGCGCTGGAGGGGTGCAGCGCCATGGTGCGGTCGAAATCGGCCTTGGTGGCGCCCATGTTCATGGCGACGGCAATCAGCTGCACCATCTCACCGGAATCCGGCCCAACCAGATGGGCGCCGAGTAGCCTGTCGTCCTTCTGGTCGACCACCAGCTTCATCAGCACGCGCGACGCACGCCCCGAAAGCGTCGCCTTGAGCGGGCGGAAATCAGCCTTGTAGATGTTCAGCCGGCGCCCCTGCGCGCGCGCCTGCGCCTCGGTCATGCCAACCGTGCCGATCTCCGGCTCGGTAAAGACGGCGGTCGGGATCACCTCGTAACTGACCTTCCACGGCTTCCCGCCAAACACGCCGTCGGCGAAGGAGTGCCCCTCGCGGATGGCGACGGGGGTGAGCTGGACCCGGTCCGTCACGTCGCCCACCGCATAGATCGAGGGCACGCTGGAGCGGGACTCGGCGTCCACAACGATGGCGCCATTGGCGGTGAGCTGCACGCCGACCGCGTCGAGGCCGAGCCCGGTGGTGTTCGGCACGCGGCCGATGGCGAGCATCACCTCGTCGGCCAACAGGTCGCGCCCGTCATGCAGCCGCACGCGCTTCTCCGCGCCGACCGCATGGATCGATTCGATGGTGGCTCCGAACGCGAAGGTCACGCCGTTCTGAGCCAGCTCGTCGGCGAGGCGCTCGCGGATCTCCTCGTCGAAGCCGGCCAGCACCTTGTGGCCACGATGCACCACGGTCACATCACTGCCGAGCGTGGCGAGCAGGCTGGCGAATTCCAGCGCGATATAGCCCGCGCCCTGGATGACGATGCGCGGCGGCAGGCGCTCCAGATGGAAGATCTCGTTCGAGGTGATGCCGAGTTCGCGGCCGGGAATGTCGAGGCCGAGATTGGGGTGCCCACCCGTGGCGATCAGGATGTATCGGGCGGTGACGCGCGTGCCGTCGGCGAGCCGCACCGCATGGGGGCCATCCACCACCGCGCGCTGGGCGACGATCTCGACGCCGGTGCGCTCGAGATTGGCGCGATAGGCGCCCTCCAGACGGGCGATCTCCTTGTCCTTGTTGGCGATCAGCGTCGACCAGTCGAAGCGCGCGCCCTCCACCGTCCAGCCATAGCCGGCGGCGTCCTCGAAATCATGGGCGTAATGGGCGGCGTAGACGAACAGCTTCTTGGGCACGCAGCCACGGATCACGCAGGTGCCGCCGAGGCGGTATTCCTCGGCGATCCGGACCCGTGCGCCATGGGTCGCCGCGATGCGGGCGGCGCGCACGCCCCCCGAGCCCCCGCCGATGACGAAAAGATCGACGTCGTACTGGTCCGTGTGCTCGCCCATGGCGCGGTCCCCTTTTCCGGAAAGAGTACTGGGCATGTCGCCTCCCCGCGCCGTGCCGTCAAGGCATTGCATAGCTGGTCGGCGAAAACCTTAGCCTTCCGTGGAACTCGACAGGATGTCGCAGCCGCTCTAGCTTCCGCAACGCGCGTTCAAGTGGTGGCCAGAGGCAACGCGCCACCACTCACCCCTGGAGGAAACGATGAAGCATATGTTCCGCGGCCTGCTGCTCGCCGCCGCCATCGCCGCGCCGCTCGGTGCCGCCTCGGCCGAGATCAATGAACTCAAGATCATGGCGCCGGCCGCCCCCGGCGGCGGCTGGGACCAGACTGCGCGCGGCATGCAGCATGTACTGCAGACCGAGAAGATCGTCGGCAATGTCCAGGTGCTGAACGTGCCGGGCGCCGGCGGCACGATCGGCCTCGCCCAGTTCGTCAACGGCGCCAAGGGCGATCCGAACGCGCTGATCGTCGGCGGCTATGTGATGGTCGGCGCCATCATCACCAACAAGTCGCCGGTGAACCTCAGCCAGGTGACCCCGATCGCCCGCCTCACCGGCGAGTTCGAGGCCATCGCCGTCCCCGCCAGCTCGCCGCTCAAGTCGATGGCGGACCTCGTTGCCGCGCTGAAGGCTGATCCGCAGAAGGTCTCCTGGGCCGGCGGCTCGGCGGGCGGCACCGACCACATCACCGCCGGCCTGATCGCCAAGGCGATCGGCGTCGACCCGACCAAGATCAACTACATCGCCTTCTCCGGCGGCGGCGAATCGCTCGCCTCCATCCTCGGCGGCAAGGTCACGGTCGGCATCTCCAGCCTCTCCGAGTTCGACGCCCAGGCGAAGGCCGGCAAGCTGCGCATCCTCGGCGTGTCGAGCGCCGCGCGCCTGCCCGAGGCCAAGGACATCCCGACCTTCAAGGAATCGGGTGTCGACGTCGAGATCCAGAACTGGCGCATGGTCGCCGCCGCGCCCGGCATCACGCCGGAGCAGAAGAAGGAAATCTCGGCCACCATCGACAAGATGGTGAAGTCGAAGGCCTGGACCGACCTGCTCGCCCAAAAGGGCTGGGCCAACACCTATCTGGCGGGCGAGGCCTTCGATGCCCAGCTCGCCAAGGACATCGCCGCCACCCAGGCGATCCTGAAGGACATCGGTCTCGCCCAGTGAGACACGTCCACAACTGAAGCGTCAGGCGCTCCCCCGGGCCGGAAGGTTCCGGGGGAGCTTTGTTGTAGCCGGGGGAAACTACCGATGAGCGATACGCGCATCTCATCCACCAAGCGGCCAGACAAGGCCGGGTTCGTCATCGCCTTCGGGCTCGCCGTGCTGGCGCTGGTGGTCGGCTGGGACGCCTGGCGCCTGTCCAGCGTCAACGCCTTCTCGGCGGTCGGTCCCGCCGCTTTCCCGACCATCATCGCCGCCGGCCTCGCCATTCTGTCCGTTGCGACCGCCATCGAGGCGATCCGCGAGGGCGAGGTCGAGCGCCCGCGTGACGAGCTGGGGCCGATGGCCTGGGTGCTCGCCGGCCTCATCGGCCAGATCGTCCTCCTCCCCTTCCTCGGCTTCTCCATCGCCACCGGCTGGCTGTTCGCGGCGACCGCGAAGGGCTTCGGCAAAGGCCCGCTCTGGGGCCACCTGATCGCCGGCACGGTGATGTGCTTCGTCATCTATGTGATCTTCGCCAAGGGCCTGCAGCTTTCGCTGCCCGCCGGCCCGATCGAACGGCTGATCTGAGGAAACGCGGGAATGGATACGTTTGCCGCTCTCTATCAGGGCCTGATGGTGGCCCTGCAGCCGATGAATCTTCTGTTCGCCTTTATCGGTGTCATGCTCGGCACCGCCGTCGGCGTGCTGCCCGGCATTGGCCCGGCGCTCACCGTGGCGCTGCTGCTGCCGATTACCTTCAAGCTCGACCCGGCCGGCTCGCTCATCATGTTCGCTGGCATCTATTATGGCGGCATGTATGGCGGCTCCACCGCCTCCATCCTGCTGAACACACCCGGTGAAAGTTCCTCCATCGTCATGGCGCTGGAAGGCAACAAGATGGCCCGCGCCGGCCGCGGCGGCCCCGCGCTCGCCACCGCCGCCATCGGCTCGTTTGTTGCCGGCACCATCGCCACGATCGGCCTCGCGCTGATCGCTCCGACCGTGGTCGACATCGCCATCTCCTTCGGCCCGGAAGACTATTTCGCGCTGATGGTGCTGGCCTTCACAACGGTTTCGGCCGCCTTCGGCTCCTCGGTGACGCGCGGCCTTACCAGCCTGTTCATCGGCCTCGCCCTCGGCCTCATCGGCATCGATCTGCAGAGCGGACAGGCGCGCCTGTCCTTCGGCATCCCGGACCTGCTTGACGGCGTCGAGGTCACGACGCTCGCCGTCGCGCTGTTCGCCATTGGCGAGACGCTCTCGGTGGTCGCCGCCGGCTCTCGCGCGGAAGAGGTGATCGAGCCGGTCAAGGGCTCGGTGTTCATGAACAAGGAGGACTGGAAGCGCTCCTGGAAGCCGTGGCTGCGCGGCACCTTCCTCGGCTTCCCCATCGGCGCCATGCCGGCAGGCGGGGCGGAAATCCCGACCTTCCTGTCCTATGCGCT carries:
- a CDS encoding CreA family protein, which translates into the protein MKPFAALLLAAALGLGLGAPAIAQEPDLIFKKSTVWKFLTPDDKLATYGIDDPVVEGVACHYTVPERGGVKGMVGIAEEVSDISIACRQIGPIAFKGKFDQGDVVYRESRSLIFKKMQIVRGCDVKRNVLVYLVYSDKLIDGSPKNSTSTVPIMPWGATNEAPKCADFVK
- a CDS encoding DUF2865 domain-containing protein, translated to MMLRFPRPRAVLTAVLGPMAALTVLAGSALAQDMPPGAVGGGAPPGDRSVCIRLEGQLAALDRGGSTGQPDVGAQIAQLQQGLADLTGQARQLGCDKRGFLIFQPQLPPQCDALNRRIAQTRTQLDRTMMQARGDQGGTDEQRRQLVYALAQNNCGAQYQAALGQPQGGYGNAPQQRRAPRNLFEQLFGVPRNLDEEAGPLDVQPLEMPKVSTYRTVCVRTCDGFFFPVSFAATPAKFGSDEAQCQRQCPGTEARLFAYRNPGEDIEQAVGTNGQPYMSLPNALLYKKQFVAACSCRPAGMSWAQALSQEDDPTLRKGDIVVTEDASREMAQPRPATPAAPAKKP
- a CDS encoding glutamate--tRNA ligase — translated: MIPPVLRFAPSPTGLLHVGNARTALYNALYARREGGTFILRYDDTDTARSTEAFAEAIARDMAWLGLAPDRVEYQSRRLDRYNAAIERLKAAGRLYPAYETEEELETRRLSRRRRGLPPTYDRAALKLSQEDRARLEAEGRRPHWRFRLDGRKVVWADLVRGEQAVDTATLSDPVLVRADGSYLYTLTSVVDDIEMGVTHVVRGEDHVTNTGVQIEIIEALAGTVPVFAHHNLLTLPSGEGLSKRLGHLSLTALREEGQEALAVASLAMLTGTSLAVEAVADLDALAERLDFAKISRAPARFDPADLDTLTAQTLHALPYAAVADRLAGQGVGGGEAFWLAVRGNLARLANAAGWWRVVEGPLAPVIAPEDADFLAQAAELLPPEPWDEGVYAAFLAAVKPASGRAGKSLFHPLRLALTGASSGPELKALLPLIGRARAIARLKGEAA
- a CDS encoding NAD+ synthase translates to MSSEPADQLLIALAQLNPTVGDVAGNLAMAREARARAAEQGADLLVLTELFIAGYPPEDLVLKPAFQAACRTAVEQLASDTSDGGPAVLVGAPWLDAGKLYNAVLLLEDGRIAAIRYKVDLPNYGPFDEKRVFVPGPMPGPIAFKGVRIGVPVCEDIWSQDVIECLAETGAELLLIPNGSPYRRTVYDERMNVAVARVVESGLPLAYVNQIGGQDELVFDGGSFVLNADRSLAIQLPNFQERIRVTRWERWADGWRCEEGARAPLLTGDEADYAACVIGLRDYVEKNRFPGVVLGLSGGIDSAICAAMAVDALGAERVHCVMLPYRYTSNESLSDAAAVAEALGVRYDIVPIADGVEALEGTLAPMFAGRARDVTEENLQSRVRGTLLMSISNKFGAMVVTTGNKSEMSTGYATLYGDMNGGYNPIKDLYKSQVFRLCRLRNGWKPAHALGPDGPVMPENIITKPPTAELRENQKDEDSLPPYEVLDAILERLVERELPVAEIVAQGYDAALVARVERMLNIAEYKRRQAAPGVKVTTRNFGRDRRYPITNRFRETA
- a CDS encoding class II 3-deoxy-7-phosphoheptulonate synthase, with translation MSDRWTPDSWRAKPIQQVPEYPDATVLASVERQLASFPPLVFAGEARRLKRELAKVAKGEAFLLQGGDCAESFAEHSADNIRDFFRVFLQMAVVLTYAGASPVVKVGRIAGQFAKPRSTPMETVNGVELPSYRGDIVNDIEFTPEGRVPDPRRQLEAYRQSAATLNLLRAFANGGYASLGNAHQWMLGFIKDSPQSGRYQALADRITEALDFMRAIGIDPETHPEMRSTDFFTSHEALLLGYEQALTRVDSTTGDWYATSGHMIWIGDRTRQADHAHLEYARGVKNPVGLKCGPSLKPDDMLRLIDMLNPQNEAGRLTLIARFGADKVGDHLPALVRAVEREGRTVVWSCDPMHGNTIKAGSGYKTRPFDQILKEVKDFFAVHAAEGTYAGGVHLEMTGKNVTECTGGARAISDADLKDRYHTYCDPRLNAEQAIEMAFLVAELLKQERAGRVRPVTEAAE
- the gor gene encoding glutathione-disulfide reductase, which encodes MGEHTDQYDVDLFVIGGGSGGVRAARIAATHGARVRIAEEYRLGGTCVIRGCVPKKLFVYAAHYAHDFEDAAGYGWTVEGARFDWSTLIANKDKEIARLEGAYRANLERTGVEIVAQRAVVDGPHAVRLADGTRVTARYILIATGGHPNLGLDIPGRELGITSNEIFHLERLPPRIVIQGAGYIALEFASLLATLGSDVTVVHRGHKVLAGFDEEIRERLADELAQNGVTFAFGATIESIHAVGAEKRVRLHDGRDLLADEVMLAIGRVPNTTGLGLDAVGVQLTANGAIVVDAESRSSVPSIYAVGDVTDRVQLTPVAIREGHSFADGVFGGKPWKVSYEVIPTAVFTEPEIGTVGMTEAQARAQGRRLNIYKADFRPLKATLSGRASRVLMKLVVDQKDDRLLGAHLVGPDSGEMVQLIAVAMNMGATKADFDRTMALHPSSAEELVTLRTKHHSSDPLPEVSSEATPAI
- a CDS encoding Bug family tripartite tricarboxylate transporter substrate binding protein, with product MKHMFRGLLLAAAIAAPLGAASAEINELKIMAPAAPGGGWDQTARGMQHVLQTEKIVGNVQVLNVPGAGGTIGLAQFVNGAKGDPNALIVGGYVMVGAIITNKSPVNLSQVTPIARLTGEFEAIAVPASSPLKSMADLVAALKADPQKVSWAGGSAGGTDHITAGLIAKAIGVDPTKINYIAFSGGGESLASILGGKVTVGISSLSEFDAQAKAGKLRILGVSSAARLPEAKDIPTFKESGVDVEIQNWRMVAAAPGITPEQKKEISATIDKMVKSKAWTDLLAQKGWANTYLAGEAFDAQLAKDIAATQAILKDIGLAQ
- a CDS encoding tripartite tricarboxylate transporter TctB family protein, which encodes MSDTRISSTKRPDKAGFVIAFGLAVLALVVGWDAWRLSSVNAFSAVGPAAFPTIIAAGLAILSVATAIEAIREGEVERPRDELGPMAWVLAGLIGQIVLLPFLGFSIATGWLFAATAKGFGKGPLWGHLIAGTVMCFVIYVIFAKGLQLSLPAGPIERLI
- a CDS encoding tripartite tricarboxylate transporter permease, whose protein sequence is MDTFAALYQGLMVALQPMNLLFAFIGVMLGTAVGVLPGIGPALTVALLLPITFKLDPAGSLIMFAGIYYGGMYGGSTASILLNTPGESSSIVMALEGNKMARAGRGGPALATAAIGSFVAGTIATIGLALIAPTVVDIAISFGPEDYFALMVLAFTTVSAAFGSSVTRGLTSLFIGLALGLIGIDLQSGQARLSFGIPDLLDGVEVTTLAVALFAIGETLSVVAAGSRAEEVIEPVKGSVFMNKEDWKRSWKPWLRGTFLGFPIGAMPAGGAEIPTFLSYALEKRLCRKPDEFGNGAIEGVAGPEAANNAAAAGVLVPLLTLGLPTSATAAIMLAGFQQYGLNPGPLLFATAPDLVWGLIASLFIANGMLLILNLPLVGLWVRLLAIPRPWLYGGILVFATLGTLGANPSLVELGMLLIFGLLGYVLRRYDYPIAPVVVGLILGPLAEQQLRRALAISVGDPMVLFQSPIAVTLYALAALALFGPLLFYILTGRKAPVGGDED